One Seleniivibrio woodruffii DNA window includes the following coding sequences:
- a CDS encoding sensor histidine kinase produces the protein MPEQFFLSVLAIAAVLLIVRLSTNRITSRHFNIISQLIKMNEVDGFDPVKLLHHLEPFLTKLGIKDYGYYLFYHNTEYVRRNGSMRKPMEKFVHTADYTVYIGIVPRFGRLDPDFISRILVEIIFLLLKADVNIQTASAREAFRKSEEIQTFVNHDVKNLIQFVNALEFNLNEVQDEAGHKRLIRYLQKSLPSLKVRADKILSALNSTRPEPDSIPEKMRPIVLASDISAIYGIVLHSENSIDTEITAGKRELTVIIENIIKNFYDKSIVEPGIDLFMSMDEEDGAYLLTFRDTGSPIPDCEKIFEPFYSGKVNGLGIGLFHCRNLAMGMNGFLKAENTPDGPVFILSVKK, from the coding sequence ATGCCTGAGCAGTTTTTTCTGTCGGTTCTGGCCATTGCTGCGGTTCTTCTGATAGTCCGTTTATCCACAAACAGGATTACGTCCAGACATTTTAATATCATAAGCCAGCTTATAAAGATGAATGAAGTTGACGGGTTTGACCCCGTTAAACTTCTTCATCATCTGGAACCCTTTCTGACCAAACTGGGCATAAAGGATTACGGCTACTATCTTTTTTATCACAACACCGAATATGTACGACGAAACGGCTCAATGCGCAAACCCATGGAAAAGTTCGTCCACACCGCCGACTATACGGTTTATATAGGCATTGTTCCCAGATTCGGCAGGCTCGATCCGGATTTTATCTCAAGGATACTGGTGGAGATAATCTTCCTTCTGCTCAAAGCGGATGTGAACATTCAGACCGCATCGGCAAGGGAAGCGTTCCGTAAATCAGAAGAGATACAGACTTTTGTGAACCATGACGTAAAAAACCTGATCCAGTTTGTAAATGCACTGGAGTTTAACCTGAACGAAGTTCAGGACGAGGCGGGGCATAAGAGGCTGATCCGCTATCTTCAGAAAAGTCTGCCCTCGCTGAAGGTGCGGGCGGATAAGATATTATCGGCTCTGAACAGCACCAGACCCGAGCCGGACAGCATACCGGAAAAAATGAGGCCGATAGTGCTGGCCTCGGACATCTCCGCGATATACGGCATAGTCCTGCACTCGGAAAACTCAATTGACACCGAAATAACCGCAGGCAAGAGAGAACTCACCGTTATTATTGAAAATATTATAAAAAACTTTTACGATAAGAGCATCGTGGAACCGGGTATCGATCTTTTCATGAGCATGGACGAAGAGGACGGTGCATATCTGCTGACTTTCAGGGACACGGGCTCCCCCATCCCCGACTGCGAAAAGATATTTGAGCCGTTTTATTCCGGCAAGGTGAACGGACTGGGTATCGGGCTTTTCCACTGCCGCAATCTGGCCATGGGCATGAACGGTTTTCTTAAAGCGGAAAACACTC
- a CDS encoding response regulator — protein MLRILVVEDDEAIRSQLCFALERKYEVSEASNAPDAIAATSGKTFDAAVVDLGMPPSEQSPVEGLKVIDHLLATSQCKIIVLTGQGTQETAMKALERGVFDFLLKPVKMEQLLFSIERAELFITTERELQKQGVERIELQVKIGDGLQKLRESAEKNIILKVLNETGFNVYQSAKILGVKRESLYYFIKKFNLVRKTDA, from the coding sequence ATGTTGCGAATTCTAGTTGTTGAAGATGACGAGGCAATACGCAGTCAGCTTTGCTTCGCCTTAGAAAGAAAATATGAAGTGTCCGAAGCTTCTAACGCTCCGGATGCCATTGCCGCCACGAGCGGAAAAACCTTTGATGCCGCCGTTGTGGATCTGGGCATGCCCCCCAGCGAGCAGAGCCCTGTGGAGGGGCTGAAGGTTATCGATCACCTTCTGGCCACGTCACAGTGCAAGATAATCGTTCTGACCGGGCAGGGTACTCAGGAAACCGCAATGAAAGCCCTTGAGAGGGGAGTTTTCGACTTTCTGCTGAAACCCGTCAAGATGGAACAGCTCCTGTTTTCAATTGAGAGAGCCGAGCTTTTCATCACCACCGAAAGGGAGCTTCAGAAGCAGGGTGTTGAGCGTATCGAGCTTCAGGTCAAGATAGGCGACGGATTGCAGAAGCTGAGAGAATCCGCCGAGAAGAACATAATTCTCAAGGTTCTGAATGAAACAGGGTTCAACGTTTACCAGTCCGCAAAAATTCTGGGCGTTAAGCGTGAGAGCCTCTATTACTTCATAAAGAAATTCAATCTGGTCAGAAAAACGGATGCCTGA
- a CDS encoding tetratricopeptide repeat protein translates to MSLVLDSLKKVNSSNRKGGAVPPSMLNLKPSGRRGKGPRKSLLVLLAVAVIGFMIVMFMPAGNDYKVNAAADAVPMAAEPVVQSPDASAPAPRKAPEPQTAQPVQPAPVQQPPMAEKAPEYDPTAANQQRLAAMRSLPEIHKPAGLEPQQSAPMPPQTPAAAPAQPETPAQPEVQAAPRPTVQSNPSFVLSGKAKREYDRKSEYNTTVAQAAEALRNGNNRRAEEFYSRALAENATKPVLTGFLTAKIRQGKLNEVQPVIDDHPYLADASVVSAAAMEMSSLGLDQQALSLLNSNTRKSGSGQIYYTAGLIQENAGDFDKAETAYQKAVHAAPGDAYMLYAYARILDIQKKYGEAVNAYEKLASIPSADDAMKNNAKARAALLKNYMSSLN, encoded by the coding sequence ATGAGCCTTGTACTGGACAGCCTGAAAAAGGTAAACAGCTCAAACAGAAAAGGAGGTGCGGTTCCGCCGAGTATGCTGAACCTGAAACCTTCCGGCAGAAGAGGGAAAGGCCCCAGAAAGTCACTTCTGGTGCTTCTGGCTGTTGCTGTCATCGGTTTTATGATCGTAATGTTTATGCCCGCAGGCAACGACTATAAGGTCAATGCGGCGGCAGACGCCGTTCCCATGGCGGCGGAACCTGTGGTTCAGTCTCCGGATGCTTCCGCACCTGCACCCCGTAAGGCTCCCGAGCCTCAGACGGCTCAGCCTGTTCAGCCTGCTCCCGTTCAGCAGCCCCCCATGGCTGAAAAGGCTCCCGAATATGACCCCACAGCGGCAAATCAGCAAAGACTGGCTGCAATGCGCAGTCTGCCAGAGATACATAAACCGGCAGGTCTGGAACCCCAGCAGTCTGCTCCGATGCCCCCTCAGACACCTGCGGCGGCTCCGGCACAGCCGGAAACACCTGCCCAGCCCGAAGTTCAGGCTGCACCAAGACCGACAGTACAGAGCAACCCATCATTCGTGCTGTCCGGAAAAGCAAAAAGGGAATACGACCGCAAATCAGAATATAACACCACTGTCGCTCAGGCGGCAGAGGCACTCAGAAACGGCAATAACAGACGTGCGGAGGAGTTCTACTCCAGAGCACTTGCTGAAAACGCCACAAAGCCCGTTCTGACAGGGTTTCTCACTGCGAAGATACGTCAGGGCAAGCTGAACGAGGTTCAGCCTGTGATAGACGACCACCCGTATCTGGCGGATGCTTCTGTGGTCAGTGCGGCGGCAATGGAAATGTCCTCTCTGGGGCTTGACCAGCAGGCACTCTCACTTCTGAACTCAAACACACGCAAGAGCGGAAGCGGACAGATATATTACACAGCAGGACTGATTCAGGAGAACGCAGGGGATTTTGATAAGGCGGAAACGGCATATCAGAAAGCGGTTCACGCCGCACCCGGCGATGCGTATATGCTTTATGCCTATGCACGTATACTTGATATTCAGAAGAAATACGGCGAAGCTGTTAACGCTTACGAAAAACTGGCGTCCATACCCTCTGCGGATGATGCAATGAAAAACAACGCAAAGGCCAGAGCGGCTCTGCTCAAAAATTATATGAGCAGCCTCAACTAG
- a CDS encoding bacteriohemerythrin has protein sequence MKADWNEALESGNETIDSQHRDLFNHINAYFDSLEKVYGHEITIKTLNYLLKYVRFHFGTEEELMKRYGYPDFSEHLTEHRKLVDELMNCYKSLISDGHSEEIVERLRVLLNEWLVAHIMGYDKKLAEFMKESGFNA, from the coding sequence ATGAAGGCTGACTGGAATGAGGCCCTCGAAAGCGGCAATGAAACCATTGATTCCCAGCACAGGGATCTGTTCAACCATATCAACGCATATTTTGACAGTCTTGAAAAGGTCTACGGGCATGAGATAACCATAAAGACCCTGAACTATCTTCTGAAATACGTCAGATTTCACTTCGGAACCGAAGAGGAGCTGATGAAGCGTTACGGATATCCCGACTTCAGCGAACACCTTACGGAGCACAGAAAGCTCGTGGACGAGCTGATGAACTGCTATAAATCACTGATATCAGACGGTCACAGCGAAGAGATAGTGGAGCGTCTCAGAGTTCTTCTGAACGAGTGGCTTGTGGCTCACATCATGGGATATGACAAGAAACTTGCGGAGTTTATGAAAGAGAGCGGTTTCAACGCCTAG
- the hemW gene encoding radical SAM family heme chaperone HemW encodes MSGLYIHLPFCKSKCGYCGFYSEPDAYGLTEKYFDALLKDLSARQSAEYDTLYIGGGTPSSVSPVLLSAFLEKLSAKIPFSFEESTIEANPESVTPDFLSVVREFGFSRISMGCQSTDEKVLKLLGRVHGRAEIFGAAELIRSMCPDTALNLDMIFDIPSVDNSVQMKTLEEMISLAPEHVSAYSYSFDTEYLKNTEPCGDSAFLDVKKALQAAGYHKYEISNFAKAGHESRHNMAYWRLKDYDGLGASAWSLKNFEGGRVLSGKTRDLHEYIANPEAFAETDRTEGVHAAAQELVFGLRMLDGTDFSLLKYRYGDAACVFEERVDTLVSEGMLTWRRENLCLTEKGELILDSVQEYLWGCLP; translated from the coding sequence GTGAGCGGGCTGTATATCCACCTGCCCTTCTGCAAGAGCAAATGCGGCTACTGCGGATTCTACTCGGAACCGGATGCCTACGGGCTGACTGAAAAATACTTTGATGCCCTGCTGAAAGACCTTTCGGCGAGGCAGTCTGCTGAATATGATACGTTATATATCGGAGGGGGAACGCCGTCGTCGGTTTCCCCCGTTCTGCTCTCCGCCTTTCTGGAGAAGCTCTCGGCAAAGATCCCATTCAGTTTTGAGGAATCAACCATAGAGGCAAATCCCGAAAGCGTAACACCGGATTTTCTGTCCGTTGTGCGTGAGTTCGGGTTCTCAAGGATTTCGATGGGATGTCAGAGCACCGATGAAAAGGTTCTGAAACTGCTGGGCAGGGTGCACGGCAGGGCGGAGATATTCGGTGCGGCGGAGCTTATCAGAAGCATGTGTCCCGATACGGCGCTGAATCTGGACATGATTTTCGACATACCATCAGTTGACAACTCCGTGCAGATGAAAACTCTGGAAGAGATGATTTCCCTTGCGCCGGAACATGTTTCGGCCTATTCATACAGTTTCGACACGGAATATCTGAAAAACACCGAACCTTGCGGCGATTCGGCTTTCTTAGACGTTAAGAAGGCTTTGCAGGCGGCGGGATATCACAAATATGAGATATCCAATTTTGCAAAGGCAGGGCACGAGAGCAGGCACAACATGGCCTACTGGCGGCTTAAGGACTACGACGGGCTTGGTGCCTCGGCTTGGTCGCTTAAAAACTTCGAGGGCGGCAGGGTGCTCAGCGGAAAGACCAGAGACCTGCACGAATATATCGCAAATCCTGAGGCCTTCGCAGAGACCGACAGAACCGAAGGTGTTCATGCGGCGGCGCAGGAGCTTGTTTTCGGCCTTAGAATGCTTGACGGAACGGATTTTTCATTATTAAAATACAGATACGGTGATGCGGCCTGCGTTTTTGAAGAGCGGGTGGACACGCTGGTTTCGGAAGGAATGCTCACATGGCGGCGGGAGAATCTATGCTTAACGGAAAAAGGGGAACTTATCTTGGACTCTGTGCAGGAATATTTGTGGGGCTGTTTGCCCTGA
- the kdsA gene encoding 3-deoxy-8-phosphooctulonate synthase has translation MTNLYSEIKNGLFLISGPCVIEDQDMLLRIAGKVQKITDELGIKYIFKASFDKANRTSVTSYRGPGLEEGLKMLAKVKAETGLPILTDIHEAYQAAPVAEVADILQIPAFLCRQTDLLVAAAKTGKIVNIKKAQFLPGNDMGHPCKKVTDSGNDQVILTERGTMLGYGNLVVDYRNLVDMTQFGFPVVMDVTHAVQKPGGLGGKSGGDRGYVPYLAQAAAAVGVDGFFFETHENPEEALSDGPNMVTPDKLKEILKTIIDIRAAIGK, from the coding sequence ATGACAAACCTTTACAGTGAAATAAAAAACGGACTGTTCCTTATATCCGGCCCCTGCGTTATCGAAGATCAGGACATGCTGCTGCGAATTGCGGGCAAAGTTCAGAAGATAACTGACGAGCTGGGTATAAAATATATTTTTAAGGCATCCTTTGACAAGGCTAACAGAACCTCTGTCACAAGCTACAGAGGCCCCGGACTTGAAGAAGGACTTAAGATGCTTGCGAAGGTGAAGGCCGAGACAGGACTTCCCATCCTGACAGACATCCACGAGGCATATCAGGCGGCGCCCGTTGCGGAAGTTGCCGATATCCTCCAGATACCTGCGTTCCTCTGCCGCCAGACCGATCTTCTGGTTGCGGCGGCGAAGACCGGAAAGATAGTGAACATTAAAAAGGCTCAGTTCCTCCCCGGAAACGACATGGGACACCCCTGCAAAAAAGTCACCGACAGCGGCAACGATCAGGTGATACTCACCGAGCGTGGCACAATGCTGGGCTACGGCAACCTTGTGGTTGACTACAGAAACCTTGTGGACATGACGCAGTTCGGATTTCCCGTTGTCATGGACGTTACCCATGCGGTTCAGAAACCCGGCGGACTGGGCGGAAAGAGTGGCGGCGACAGGGGCTATGTGCCTTATCTGGCGCAGGCTGCGGCGGCTGTGGGCGTTGACGGTTTCTTTTTCGAGACACATGAAAACCCCGAAGAGGCGCTTTCAGACGGCCCCAATATGGTGACTCCGGATAAGCTGAAAGAGATACTTAAAACCATAATCGACATCAGGGCGGCCATCGGTAAGTGA